A segment of the Pyruvatibacter sp. genome:
ACAACATGCACGGGCGGCGCGACAACATGTACAAGGCCCGCATCAAGATACTGGTTCATGCTCTGGGTGCGGAGGAGTTTGCGCGCCAGGTGCATGAGGAGTTTGCGAGGGGCGGCGCGGGCGACGACCTGAAACTGCCCGACGGCGAAATTGAGCGCATCCGTGCCTATTTCGCCCCGCCCGCCTACGACACGCTGGATGACAGCGACGCGGCCTACGAAAAAGCCCTCGCCGAGGACAAGGCGTTTGCCCAGTGGGCGCGCACCAACCTGGCTGACCACAAGGTGCCGGGCTACGCCATCGTCAATATTTCGCTCAAGCCGATTGGCGGCATAGCGGGCGACGCGAGCGATGTGCAGATGGAAACGATTGCCGACATCGCTGAAAAATACAGCTTTGACGAAGTGCGCGTGACCCACGAACAAAATCTGGTGCTGCCGGACGTCAAAAAGTCTGACCTGTATGCGGTGTGGAAAGCGCTGGACGCCATCGACTGCGCGACGCCGAACATTGGCCTGATCTCCGACATGATCGTGTGCCCCGGCCTGGACTATTGCGACCTGGCCAATGCGCGGTCGATCTCCATCGGGCAGATGATTTCGGAAAGTTTTGCCGATCTGGATCGTGAACACGACATTGGCGAACTGAAGATCAAGATTTCAGGCTGCATCAATGCCTGCGGGCATCATCATGTGGGCCATATCGGCATTCTGGGTGTGGACAAGAAAGGCGTGGAAAATTATCAGGTGTCGCTGGGCGGCGCGGCTGATGAACACGCTGCCGTGGGCGATATTGTCGGCCCGGCGTTCACCGAGGACAAAATCGTCTGGGCGATTGAGACCATCGTCGAGACATATGTCAGCCACCGCAAGGATGGTGAAAAGTTCATCGACACTTACCGCCGCATCGGCATCGACCCCTTCAAGGAGACACTCTATGCCGCTGCTTAAAGACGGTGTCGAAGTCAGTGATGACCAGTGGGTGCGCGTGGACGATGACGCGGACCTGCCCGAAGACTGCCACGCCCTCATCAGCATGAGCCGCTGGCTGGCCGAGCGCGACACGCTGCTGACGCGCAACAAGCCCATCGGCGTGGCGCTGGAAAGCAGCGACAACCCGGACGCCATCATGGATGACCTGGACCGCTTCGGCCTGATCGAGGTGGATTTTCCGCTGTTCAAGGACGGACGCGGATTTTCATACGGTCGCCTGATCCGCGACCGGGGCGGCTACACCGGCGAACTGCGCGCCAGGGGTGCCGTGCTGGTGGACCAACTGTTCTACCTTGCCCGCTGCGGCTATGACGCGGTGGATGGTGACGCGCGCATCACCGAAGCAGCATGGGCCGAAGCCAACAGCCGCTTCTCAGAGGTGTACCAGTCAACGGGTGATGGCCGCAAAAGCGTGCTCCAGAAGCGCCACGCGGGTTAGCCTGCCCTGCCGCCGCACTGCTCATTTTCCGGGGTTGTTGTTCCGGGTCATTCCTGCGACATGCGCGCTCCCCATCCCCAGAACATAAAAAAACGCCCGGCTGCAGGGAGGAGCAGCCGGGCGTTCAGCCTGATCAGGCGTTTTAGGCGCGCGTTAGGCAGCGCGGCCCAAAGCTTCGTTGACGTTGGTTTCAACGCGGGCGCGAACTTCCTGCACGCGCTTGACGATCGGCTGGCTGACTTCCTTCACGGCCTTCGTGGCGATGTCGCCAACCTTGCCGGCGCCCTGACGGGTGCGCTTGAGAGCAGCTTCAGCATACTTGCGCTGAGCGGTTACAGCAGACTGAAGGTCCTTGGCGTCAACCGTTGCGCGGAAGGCTTTGAAACCGTCAACGACGTTTGCTTCAACAGTGTCGATGACCGTGTGCGCAGCAACCCGGATCGGGCTCTTTGCAGCGGCCTTCTTGGCAGCGGGGCGACGACGGGTTGTGGTCTTCTTTGCAGTCTTCTTGGCAGCAGCCATATCAAGTCTCCTTGGGTTGCGGCAGTTGGAGGGGCGCCGCTTGCTTGTCCCCGGTTTCAATTTTTTCACGCCCCCAATACGCAGGGGATCCATCAACGAGGGTCAGGCGGATCAACTCCGCGACGCCACTCGTCTTGTGCGATGCAACATATATGAGAAGGCTCCTCGCCTTTGCAAGCACTTTTTTTGTGCGCTGCAATATAACTTGAAAAGTGCCGGGAATCCGGGGTTTTTTTCTTGTTCTTTAGGGTGTTAGCTGCCAAAGCGACCCAGCGAAAATGCCCTGGAATCGATTTTTCCCGGTTTTTGGTCGATCTCATCCGCCAAAACGCGTGCACTGCCACATGCCATGGTCCAGCCGTATGTTCCGTGTCCGGAGTTTATGCTGATGTTCT
Coding sequences within it:
- a CDS encoding phasin family protein, encoding MAAAKKTAKKTTTRRRPAAKKAAAKSPIRVAAHTVIDTVEANVVDGFKAFRATVDAKDLQSAVTAQRKYAEAALKRTRQGAGKVGDIATKAVKEVSQPIVKRVQEVRARVETNVNEALGRAA
- a CDS encoding DUF934 domain-containing protein — translated: MPLLKDGVEVSDDQWVRVDDDADLPEDCHALISMSRWLAERDTLLTRNKPIGVALESSDNPDAIMDDLDRFGLIEVDFPLFKDGRGFSYGRLIRDRGGYTGELRARGAVLVDQLFYLARCGYDAVDGDARITEAAWAEANSRFSEVYQSTGDGRKSVLQKRHAG
- a CDS encoding nitrite/sulfite reductase encodes the protein MYRYDEFDHTIVKERVTEFTGQVKRRLAGELTEDEFKPLRLMNGLYLQLHAYMLRVAIPYGTLSGTQMRMLGHIARKYDKGYGHFTTRQNIQYNWPKLKDVPDILADLASVEMHAIQTSGNCIRNVTSDQYAGVAAGEIDDPRIWSEILRQWSTFHPEYTFLPRKFKIAVTGHANDRAAIKVHDVGIIIVEGDDGQPAFDIYAGGGQGRTPMIASLVGKKIPARDLLHFVDAIMRVYNMHGRRDNMYKARIKILVHALGAEEFARQVHEEFARGGAGDDLKLPDGEIERIRAYFAPPAYDTLDDSDAAYEKALAEDKAFAQWARTNLADHKVPGYAIVNISLKPIGGIAGDASDVQMETIADIAEKYSFDEVRVTHEQNLVLPDVKKSDLYAVWKALDAIDCATPNIGLISDMIVCPGLDYCDLANARSISIGQMISESFADLDREHDIGELKIKISGCINACGHHHVGHIGILGVDKKGVENYQVSLGGAADEHAAVGDIVGPAFTEDKIVWAIETIVETYVSHRKDGEKFIDTYRRIGIDPFKETLYAAA